A part of Nitratidesulfovibrio sp. genomic DNA contains:
- a CDS encoding ABC transporter ATP-binding protein → MSTAATPPDNGQPCPTASSHVPSHEHDHDDEHAHESGHGHKNGHGHDHPHPHPDTDAAPPLAAVQDIHFTYPGSADPVLRGASLALRPGRRIGLLGHNGSGKSTLLLLLMGLLRPQSGHVLHHGVPLTREADFAPLRREVGFLFQNSDDQLFCPTVLEDVAFGPLNHGASPAQARHVAEATLERLGFAGFASRVTHRLSGGEKKMIALAAVLAMQPQALLLDEPTNDLDPRTRDRLIAILAAHSPTHLIISHDWDFLAQTCDSFLSVRDGIVRIATHTPHTHVHTHTGGDVHHHHG, encoded by the coding sequence ATGAGCACCGCCGCCACCCCGCCCGACAACGGACAGCCCTGCCCCACTGCCTCCAGCCATGTGCCCAGCCACGAGCATGACCACGATGACGAACACGCGCACGAAAGCGGGCACGGGCACAAAAACGGGCACGGACACGACCATCCGCATCCCCATCCCGACACCGACGCCGCGCCGCCACTGGCAGCCGTACAAGACATCCATTTCACCTATCCCGGCAGCGCGGACCCGGTATTGCGCGGGGCCTCGCTGGCATTGCGCCCGGGGCGGCGCATCGGCCTTCTGGGCCACAACGGCAGCGGCAAGTCCACCCTGCTGCTCCTGCTCATGGGGTTGTTGCGGCCACAGTCCGGCCACGTGCTGCACCACGGCGTGCCCCTGACTCGCGAGGCCGACTTTGCGCCGCTGCGCCGCGAGGTGGGCTTTCTGTTCCAGAATTCCGACGACCAGCTGTTCTGCCCCACCGTGCTCGAAGACGTGGCCTTCGGCCCACTGAACCACGGCGCATCCCCCGCACAGGCCCGCCACGTGGCCGAGGCCACCCTGGAACGGCTGGGCTTTGCCGGGTTCGCCAGCCGGGTTACCCACCGCCTGTCCGGCGGCGAAAAAAAGATGATCGCCCTGGCCGCCGTGCTGGCCATGCAGCCGCAGGCCCTGCTGCTGGACGAGCCCACCAACGACCTCGACCCGCGCACCCGCGACCGGCTCATCGCCATCCTGGCCGCGCACAGCCCCACCCACCTGATCATCTCGCACGACTGGGACTTTCTGGCCCAGACCTGCGACAGCTTTCTCAGCGTACGGGACGGCATCGTCCGCATCGCCACCCATACGCCCCACACCCACGTGCACACCCACACCGGCGGCGATGTGCACCACCATCACGGGTAA
- the cbiQ gene encoding cobalt ECF transporter T component CbiQ gives MLDEPFSRGASRLHRADPRCKLVAALAVAVCVALLRSPGPAILALLLGTALCTWARLPLPRLLRRLAAVNVFVAFLWLFLPFSLPGAPLLRIGPFPGLPDWLALTATGAGVTQAVLVTLKSNAIVLAFIALAGTSDITAVGHAVAGLGLPDKLALLLLFTWRQLHVVAQEYHRLRTAAKVRGFIPGTNAHTYRTYANLAGMVLVRSFDRAERVGQAMRLRGFAGRFHMLAEPAGHPGDRPLAAAIILCAVTLLAADILQPLTGLP, from the coding sequence GTGCTGGACGAACCCTTCAGCCGGGGCGCCTCGCGCCTGCACCGGGCAGACCCGCGCTGCAAGCTGGTGGCCGCGCTGGCCGTTGCCGTGTGCGTGGCCCTGTTGCGCTCGCCCGGCCCGGCTATTTTGGCCCTGTTGCTGGGCACTGCCCTGTGCACCTGGGCCCGCCTGCCCCTGCCCCGCCTGCTGCGGCGGCTGGCCGCCGTGAACGTGTTCGTGGCCTTTCTGTGGCTGTTCCTGCCCTTTTCGCTGCCCGGCGCGCCGCTGCTGCGCATCGGCCCCTTTCCCGGCCTGCCGGACTGGCTGGCCCTGACCGCCACAGGCGCGGGCGTAACGCAGGCCGTGCTGGTCACCCTGAAATCCAACGCCATCGTGCTGGCCTTCATCGCCCTGGCAGGCACCTCGGACATCACCGCCGTGGGCCATGCCGTGGCCGGGCTGGGGCTGCCGGACAAGCTGGCGCTGCTGCTGCTGTTCACCTGGCGCCAGTTGCACGTGGTGGCCCAGGAATACCACCGCCTGCGCACCGCCGCCAAAGTGCGCGGTTTCATCCCCGGCACCAACGCGCACACCTACCGCACCTACGCCAACCTTGCGGGCATGGTGCTGGTGCGCAGCTTTGACCGAGCCGAGCGCGTAGGGCAGGCCATGCGCCTGCGCGGTTTTGCCGGGCGCTTCCACATGCTGGCCGAACCCGCCGGACACCCCGGTGACCGCCCGCTGGCCGCCGCCATCATCCTGTGCGCGGTCACGCTGCTGGCCGCCGACATCCTTCAGCCCCTTACCGGACTGCCATGA